One Tursiops truncatus isolate mTurTru1 chromosome 3, mTurTru1.mat.Y, whole genome shotgun sequence DNA segment encodes these proteins:
- the CFD gene encoding complement factor D — protein MADRSLHLAALILLGATVCAAQPRGRILGGREAMSHSRPYMASVQVNGKHVCGGFLVAEQWVMSAAHCLEDVADGKVQVLLGAHSLSQPEPSKRLYDVLRAVPHPDSRPDTIDHDLLLLQLSEKAVLGPYVQPLPWQRKDRDVAAGTLCDVAGWGVVNHAGRRPDRLQHLLLPVLDRATCNLRKYHDGTITNSMMCAESRHRDSCKGDSGGPLVCGGVAEGVVTSGSRVCGNHKKPGIYTRVASYVAWIDGVMAEGSAA, from the exons ATGGCGGACCGCTCCCTGCACCTGGCGGCTCTGATCCTCCTCGGGGCGACCGTGTGTG CGGCTCAGCCCCGCGGCAGGATCCTGGGCGGCCGAGAGGCCATGTCCCACTCGCGGCCCTACATGGCATCCGTGCAAGTGAACGGCAAGCACGTGTGCGGAGGCTTCCTGGTGGCCGAGCAGTGGGTAATGAGCGCAGCGCACTGCCTGGAGGATGT GGCCGACGGGAAGGTGCAGGTGCTCCTGGGCGCGCACTCCCTGTCACAGCCGGAGCCCTCCAAGCGCCTGTACGACGTGCTACGCGCAGTGCCCCACCCAGACAGCCGGCCGGACACCATCGACCACGACCTCCTCCTGCTGCAG CTCTCTGAGAAGGCTGTGCTGGGCCCCTACgtgcagcccctgccctggcagCGCAAGGACCGCGACGTGGCGGCCGGCACGCTCTGCGACGTGGCCGGCTGGGGCGTGGTTAACCACGCTGGCCGGCGGCCAGACCGCCTGCAGCACCTACTCCTGCCGGTGCTCGACCGCGCCACCTGCAACCTGCGCAAGTACCATGACGGCACCATCACCAACAGCATGATGTGCGCGGAGAGCAGACACCGGGACAGCTGCAAG GGTGACTCTGGAGGCCCGCTGGTGTGCGGCGGCGTGGCCGAGGGCGTGGTCACCTCGGGCTCACGTGTTTGTGGCAACCACAAGAAGCCCGGCATCTACACGCGCGTGGCGAGCTACGTGGCCTGGATCGACGGAGTGATGGCTGAGGGCTCAGCTGCCTGA
- the LOC117311856 gene encoding neutrophil elastase-like, producing the protein MIQSCRPSSPALAAVLLAVLLGGPALASEIVGGRPARPHAWPFMASLQRRGRHFCGGTLIARNFVLSAAHCLNGMNHRSVRVVLGAHNLRRQERTRQTFRVQRVFKNGFNPLRLENDIAVLQLSRMATINTNVQVAQLPAQDQGVGEGVQCVAMGWGRLDTNRPPPPVLQQLNVTVVTALCRPSNVCTLVPGRHAGICFGDSGGPLVCNRLVHGIDSFIRGGCGSGTFPDAFASVAKFADWINSIIRRYGGDDDGPSLHPRDAAGRTC; encoded by the exons ATGATCCAAAGCTGCAgaccctccagccctgccctggccgCTGTCCTGTTGGCTGTGCTGCTGGGCG GCCCCGCGCTGGCCTCGGAGATCGTGGGGGGCCGGCCGGCCAGGCCGCACGCGTGGCCCTTCATGGCGTCCCTGCAGAGGCGCGGACGCCACTTCTGCGGCGGCACCCTGATCGCGCGGAACTTCGTGCTGTCGGCCGCGCACTGTCTGAACGGCAT GAACCACCGGTCGGTGCGCGTGGTGCTGGGGGCACATAACCTGCGTCGGCAAGAGCGGACCCGGCAGACGTTCAGGGTCCAGCGGGTCTTTAAAAACGGCTTCAACCCCTTGCGCCTGGAGAACGACATCGCGGTTCTCCAG CTCAGCAGGATGGCCACCATCAACACCAATGTGCAGGTGGCCCAGCTGCCCGCCCAGGACCAAGGCGTGGGAGAAGGGGTGCAGTGTGTGGCCATGGGCTGGGGCCGGCTGGACACGAACCGGCCACCGCCCCCAGTCCTGCAGCAGCTCAACGTGACCGTGGTGACAGCCCTCTGCCGCCCCTCCAACGTGTGCACCCTGGTGCCAGGCCGGCATGCCGGCATCTGCTTT GGGGACTCCGGCGGGCCCCTGGTCTGCAACAGGCTGGTCCATGGGATCGATTCCTTCATCCGAGGGGGCTGCGGCTCCGGGACCTTCCCAGACGCCTTTGCCTCCGTCGCCAAGTTTGCAGACTGGATCAACTCCATCATCCGCCGCTACGGTGGTGACGATGacggcccctccctccaccctagGGACGCTGCGGGCAGGACCTGCTAG